The Sulfurimonas aquatica genomic sequence CATGTAACGCTTATTATAGATTTGGAGAGATTTAAATGAAAACTATTCAACTATCTCATGGTGGCGGTGGAGAAGAGACAAATGATCTCATAAGTGACCTATTCTACAAGCACTTTAGTAATGAGATACTTCTAAAGGCTGAAGATGCGGCTATTTTACATATAAATGAGACTATCGCGTTTACAACGGATAGCTTTACGGTGAGTCCCATATTCTTTAAAGGTGGCGACATCGGTAAACTTGCAATTGCGGGAACTGTAAACGACCTCGCCATGATGGGAGCAAAACCACTCTACCTTAGCTCTTCGTTTATTATCGAAGAGGGTTTTTCATTTAAAGAGCTTGAGAGAATCGTTATAACAATGAAAAATGAACTTGCTAAGAGTGGAGCTAAAATAGTCTGTGGTGATACAAAAGTTGTTCCAAAAGGCTCACTCGATAAAATCTTCATAAATACCGCAGGCATAGGAGCACTTAAAACAGATGGCATCTCCGCTCACAATATACAAGAGGGAGACGCCATCATCGTCTCTAGAGATTTTGGAAGACATGGAGCTACGATATTAGCGGCACGTGAAGGAATAGAGTTAGATAGTGATTTAGAGAGTGACTGTGAGACTCTATGGCCTGCCGTTGAAGCTCTTATAAACTCTGGCATTAAAGTAAACGCTCTAAGAGACGCAACCCGCGGTGGTTTAGCAGCTGTTTTAAATGAGTGGGCTCTTAGTTCAAACGTCTGTATAGAAGTAGAGGAAGAAAAACTTCCCGTATGTGATGAAGTTCAGGGAATATGCGAAATGCTTGGTTTTGAAGCGTATGACTTTGCAAATGAGGGAACTTTTATTTTATCTGTAAGTAAAGATGACGTAGAGAAGGTCTTAGATGTTTTAAAAGAGTTTGACTTTAGTTCAAACGCGACATATATAGGTAGCGTTACCAATGAAAAACCAAAAAAAGTCATACTCCATTCAGCATGGGGAAGTCGTCGTTACCTAGAGTTACCAAAAGGCGAACTACTCCCGAGGATTTGTTAAATGCATGAGTACTCTATAGTTCAAGCTCTCATAGAACAGTGTGAGGATCATGTTAGAGAAAATGATGCTATCAAAGTCACTAAGGTTGTCATTAAAATTGGAAAAATGAGCGGAGTTGAGCCCCATCTTTTAGAGACGGCGTTTGAGACCTTTAAAGAAAATGGCGTTTGTGATGGCGCTGCGTTTATTATGAATATACAGCCACTAACAATAGAATGTAATAAGTGCAGTCTTACAACAGAACTTACAGATATTTACTACCGTTGTCCAGAGTGTGAGAGTCTCGATGTAAAAGTTATAGATGGCGAAGATATGTATTTAATGCAATTAGAGTTAGAATAAAAAAGTAGGAGAATACTAGCAGATGGAAGTTCATGATTTTTTCTTAACACTTTTTTTAATTTTAATAGTAGCAAGATTTTTAGGTGAGTTATTTGCGAGGATTGGTATACCTTCAGTTCTTGGAGAGCTCTTTGCAGGAATACTATTAGGCTCATCAATTTTAGGCATAGTACAACCTACTGAAGTTTTAAAAATATTAGCTGAAATAGGTATCATTCTGCTTCTCTTTGAAGTAGGTATAGAAACAGACTATACTAGGCTCAAAAATGCCGGTAAAAAATCTTTTGTTGTAGCTATTCTTGGTGTTATTCTGCCTTTTGTATTTGGATTTTTAACTTCTTATTATATTTTTGAATTATCCTTTGACATATCTTTATTTATAAGTGGTACCTTAACGGCCACTAGTATTGGAATCACCGTTAGAGTACTCAAAGACATTAAAATGGAAAATACAAATATAGCCCATATTGTCATTGGTGCAGCAGTTATAGATGATATTATAGGAATTATACTATTAGTATTTATTTATGATTTTTCCATCTCAC encodes the following:
- the hypE gene encoding hydrogenase expression/formation protein HypE; its protein translation is MKTIQLSHGGGGEETNDLISDLFYKHFSNEILLKAEDAAILHINETIAFTTDSFTVSPIFFKGGDIGKLAIAGTVNDLAMMGAKPLYLSSSFIIEEGFSFKELERIVITMKNELAKSGAKIVCGDTKVVPKGSLDKIFINTAGIGALKTDGISAHNIQEGDAIIVSRDFGRHGATILAAREGIELDSDLESDCETLWPAVEALINSGIKVNALRDATRGGLAAVLNEWALSSNVCIEVEEEKLPVCDEVQGICEMLGFEAYDFANEGTFILSVSKDDVEKVLDVLKEFDFSSNATYIGSVTNEKPKKVILHSAWGSRRYLELPKGELLPRIC
- the hypA gene encoding hydrogenase maturation nickel metallochaperone HypA, with amino-acid sequence MHEYSIVQALIEQCEDHVRENDAIKVTKVVIKIGKMSGVEPHLLETAFETFKENGVCDGAAFIMNIQPLTIECNKCSLTTELTDIYYRCPECESLDVKVIDGEDMYLMQLELE